A single window of Methylacidimicrobium sp. AP8 DNA harbors:
- a CDS encoding cation transporting ATPase C-terminal domain-containing protein, whose protein sequence is MAANPWVLGGALATALLQLAFTYHPVMNRIFGTEPIHPAYWVYPVLCGLGSALLVEAEKRLRPCARAERHGSPSGRSSG, encoded by the coding sequence ATCGCCGCCAACCCATGGGTTCTCGGGGGAGCGCTCGCGACGGCCCTCCTCCAACTCGCCTTCACCTACCATCCCGTCATGAACCGGATCTTCGGCACCGAGCCGATCCACCCGGCCTACTGGGTCTATCCGGTTCTCTGCGGCCTCGGATCGGCGCTCCTCGTCGAGGCCGAAAAACGGCTGCGGCCCTGTGCGCGGGCGGAGCGGCACGGGTCTCCTTCCGGAAGGAGCTCCGGCTAG
- a CDS encoding HAMP domain-containing sensor histidine kinase codes for MPPIFPMFCSMRGRLIVLLLLLIGATASAAMLMIGLFGQSASARAAQAQAESSRAAEDIAEGIRSLGALLPKSSSEAVRPEVRARLAEAVRAALHDRPGIEGGIWEEGRGSLAYAYPTYPGERPKTDVPEAELPRIERVTHAALSENRPVAVRYAAASQILLVTATPLRGPVPGWTAWTMTRIFPFAGRSYRLLMAGLAILFANVFLASLLLSRFTLIWSRHLRRIESALQAHDIPDLPVLPPTGERELDRIVSALNEAGARLSEARRKADRLARQMAAGERLAAIGRVSAGIAHEIRNPIAAMRLKAENALHGDEAAKNGALRMILSQVDRLDALLRRLLSVSERERVRREEVELEPFLASCASTLAELAKAKGVSLVATADLKEASFDPAQIRRALDNLLRNAIEAAPEGTEVRLRAQALPEGVRFSVHDEGSGPPASIRAHLFEPFVSGRAGGTGLGLSIVREAAAAHGGTARLLDEGPGTTFELVLPWAAS; via the coding sequence ATGCCGCCGATCTTTCCTATGTTCTGCTCCATGCGGGGACGGCTGATCGTCCTCTTGCTCTTGCTCATCGGCGCGACGGCCTCCGCGGCCATGCTGATGATCGGCCTATTCGGCCAATCGGCTTCCGCCCGGGCCGCCCAGGCCCAGGCCGAAAGCAGCCGGGCCGCCGAAGACATCGCCGAGGGCATCCGGAGCCTGGGGGCGCTGCTCCCGAAATCTTCTTCCGAGGCGGTGCGACCGGAGGTCCGTGCCCGGCTCGCCGAGGCGGTCCGCGCCGCGCTGCACGACCGGCCGGGGATCGAAGGAGGCATCTGGGAGGAGGGGAGGGGCTCGCTCGCCTATGCCTACCCCACCTATCCGGGCGAAAGGCCGAAGACCGACGTGCCGGAGGCCGAGCTGCCCCGGATCGAAAGGGTCACCCATGCCGCGCTCTCCGAGAACCGCCCGGTCGCCGTGCGCTATGCCGCGGCTTCCCAGATCCTGCTGGTCACGGCCACTCCTCTCCGGGGCCCCGTGCCGGGGTGGACGGCCTGGACGATGACCCGCATCTTCCCTTTTGCCGGCCGGAGCTATCGGCTCTTGATGGCCGGCCTGGCGATCCTCTTCGCGAACGTCTTCCTCGCCTCCCTTCTGCTCTCGCGCTTTACCTTGATCTGGTCGCGCCATCTGCGGCGGATCGAAAGCGCCCTCCAGGCCCACGATATCCCCGACTTGCCCGTCTTGCCCCCGACCGGGGAGCGGGAGCTCGACCGGATCGTCTCCGCCCTCAACGAGGCCGGGGCGCGCCTCTCCGAGGCGAGAAGAAAAGCGGACCGGCTGGCGCGGCAGATGGCGGCCGGCGAGCGGCTGGCGGCGATCGGACGCGTCTCGGCGGGGATCGCCCACGAGATCCGCAACCCGATCGCCGCCATGCGGCTTAAGGCCGAAAACGCGCTGCACGGCGACGAGGCGGCCAAGAACGGCGCTTTGCGCATGATCCTAAGCCAGGTCGACCGCCTCGACGCGCTCCTCCGCCGCCTCCTGTCGGTGAGCGAGAGGGAGCGGGTTCGGCGCGAAGAGGTGGAGCTCGAGCCTTTTCTGGCTTCCTGCGCTTCGACGCTTGCCGAGCTGGCGAAGGCCAAGGGCGTCTCCTTGGTAGCCACCGCGGACCTGAAGGAAGCGTCCTTCGATCCGGCGCAGATCCGCCGCGCCCTCGACAACCTCTTGCGCAACGCGATCGAAGCCGCGCCGGAAGGAACGGAGGTCCGATTGCGGGCGCAGGCGCTTCCGGAGGGTGTGCGCTTTTCGGTGCACGACGAGGGGAGCGGTCCGCCCGCCTCGATCCGCGCGCACCTCTTCGAGCCCTTCGTCTCCGGGCGGGCGGGGGGAACCGGCCTCGGGCTCTCGATCGTCCGGGAGGCGGCCGCCGCGCACGGGGGGACGGCACGCCTTCTCGACGAAGGGCCGGGCACCACCTTCGAGCTGGTTCTGCCATGGGCCGCATCCTGA
- a CDS encoding sugar phosphate nucleotidyltransferase — protein MAPFPSLAAEAFVLGAGLGTRLRPLTDERPKPLIPIANKPLLTFVFDRLIEVGIEGFIVNTHHRPEAYAKAFPEASYRGRPIRWSHEPILLDTGGGIRKVGGWFGDRPFLVHNGDILTDLPIAEAVRQHLAGDDLATLVLRSGGPALHVGFDPMERKVVDIRGILGREDAPRFLYTGIAVLSPGFLRWIPEGGPVSLIPAFLDAIRRSGRVGGIVLDQGRWFDLGTREAYLSVHRELARDPGPWAPLCWIDPSARLAPDAVLEGATAIGPRCRVGSGALLRDSILWEDAEAAPGSRLERCVVRDSRLANGSLADADI, from the coding sequence ATGGCACCGTTTCCCTCTCTGGCCGCCGAAGCGTTCGTGCTGGGCGCCGGGCTCGGCACGCGGCTGCGGCCGCTGACCGACGAGCGGCCCAAGCCGCTCATTCCGATCGCGAACAAGCCCTTGCTCACCTTCGTCTTCGATCGGCTGATCGAGGTAGGGATCGAAGGATTTATCGTCAACACGCACCACCGGCCCGAGGCCTACGCGAAGGCATTCCCGGAGGCGAGCTACCGGGGCCGGCCGATCCGTTGGAGCCACGAGCCGATCCTGCTCGATACCGGAGGGGGGATCCGCAAGGTCGGCGGATGGTTCGGGGATCGGCCGTTCCTGGTCCACAACGGGGACATCCTTACCGACCTGCCGATCGCGGAGGCGGTTCGGCAGCATCTGGCGGGCGACGATCTGGCCACCCTCGTCCTCCGATCCGGCGGCCCGGCGCTCCACGTCGGCTTCGACCCGATGGAGCGGAAAGTCGTCGACATCCGCGGCATCCTGGGAAGGGAGGATGCGCCCCGGTTCCTCTACACCGGCATCGCCGTCCTCTCCCCCGGCTTCCTCCGCTGGATCCCGGAGGGCGGCCCGGTCTCGCTGATCCCCGCCTTCCTCGACGCCATCCGCCGATCGGGCAGGGTCGGGGGAATCGTCCTCGACCAGGGCCGGTGGTTCGACCTGGGGACCCGCGAAGCCTATCTCTCGGTCCACCGGGAGCTGGCCCGGGATCCGGGCCCCTGGGCCCCTCTCTGCTGGATCGACCCTTCCGCCCGCCTGGCTCCGGACGCCGTGCTCGAAGGAGCCACCGCGATCGGGCCGCGATGCCGGGTCGGGTCCGGGGCGCTTCTGCGCGACTCTATCCTTTGGGAAGACGCCGAGGCCGCACCCGGCAGCCGGCTCGAGCGCTGCGTCGTCCGGGACTCCCGTCTTGCCAACGGGAGCCTCGCGGACGCAGATATTTGA
- a CDS encoding efflux RND transporter permease subunit: MLERIFAFSLRHRSGVLLAVGALIGFGIWAALRLPIDAVPDISTVQVQVNTVVPSLAPEEIEKLVTMPMERELSALPHLEEVRSISKFGLSQVTLIFRDGTDIYRSRQLVSERLLRAADQIPPGLSPALAPIATGCQQLKNIWTHSQFNGSMYE, encoded by the coding sequence GTGCTCGAACGAATCTTCGCCTTTTCCCTACGGCATCGATCGGGCGTGCTGCTGGCGGTCGGAGCCCTCATCGGCTTCGGGATCTGGGCCGCCCTCCGCCTGCCGATCGACGCCGTTCCCGACATCTCGACCGTCCAGGTCCAGGTGAACACGGTCGTCCCCTCGCTCGCCCCCGAGGAGATCGAGAAGCTGGTCACGATGCCGATGGAGCGGGAGCTCTCCGCGCTGCCGCACCTGGAGGAGGTGCGGTCGATCAGCAAGTTCGGCCTCTCCCAGGTCACGCTCATCTTTCGCGACGGAACGGACATCTACCGCAGCCGCCAGCTGGTCAGCGAGCGGCTGCTTCGCGCGGCGGATCAGATCCCGCCCGGTCTTTCCCCGGCGCTCGCGCCGATTGCGACGGGTTGCCAGCAGCTAAAAAATATATGGACACATAGCCAGTTTAATGGCAGTATGTACGAGTGA
- a CDS encoding IS607 family transposase — protein MKLSVWAKRQGICYKTAWRMWKEGRLPVPAEQLPTGTVIVHAEPSQPNGVALYARVSSSDQKADLDRQLARLTEFALSKRLPIVKAVKEVGSGMNGHRKGLIGLLRDPNIGVILVEHRDRLMRFGLEYVEAALAAQSRSVLVVESDERTDDIVGDLHEVIVSMCARLYGKRSAQDRAEKALKAIHE, from the coding sequence GTGAAGTTGAGTGTCTGGGCCAAGCGGCAGGGCATTTGCTACAAGACAGCTTGGCGGATGTGGAAGGAAGGGCGTTTGCCCGTCCCGGCCGAGCAGTTGCCGACCGGAACGGTGATCGTGCATGCGGAGCCCTCGCAACCCAATGGGGTCGCCCTTTACGCACGGGTATCGAGCTCCGATCAGAAAGCGGATCTGGACCGGCAATTGGCTCGGCTGACCGAATTTGCGCTGAGCAAACGGTTGCCGATCGTCAAGGCCGTCAAGGAGGTCGGCTCCGGAATGAACGGCCATCGGAAGGGCCTGATCGGGCTGCTCCGTGATCCCAATATCGGCGTCATCCTGGTCGAGCATCGCGACCGGCTGATGCGCTTCGGCTTGGAGTACGTGGAAGCGGCATTGGCCGCGCAGAGCCGATCGGTCCTGGTGGTGGAGTCGGACGAGAGGACCGATGACATCGTGGGCGACCTGCATGAGGTCATCGTTTCGATGTGTGCCCGGCTTTACGGGAAGCGATCCGCTCAGGACCGCGCCGAGAAGGCGCTCAAAGCGATCCATGAGTAA
- a CDS encoding sigma-54 dependent transcriptional regulator produces MGRILIVDDDDALSEALAETVRSLGHQARTAGSGAEALAALGSEPIDGVLLDLRLPGMDGLEVLARIRRLPEAPPVAVLTAHATAANTIEAMRLGAFDHLTKPIGRADLARLLREMETASVRFEAARSEARPAEFIGSSEAMRKVQKTIGRVADSDATVLILGETGTGKELVARAIHDHGRRRDKPFVAVNCAAVPADLWESELFGYLRGAFTGAHADRKGAFLEADGGTLFLDEVGEMPLSMQPKLLRALQERVITPIGGKPVPVDVRVISATNRDLAERVREGAFRQDLFYRLHVVPIELPPLRARIADILPLAEHFLARSGKSLAADAAALLIRYPWPGNVRELRNVLERAAVLARGERIAASDLALAPEAESPARFDWPDEDLPSAIARLEELLIRRALARSRGNRAEAARALGIHRQLLYTKMRRYGLLPADGRPGHPFEDG; encoded by the coding sequence ATGGGCCGCATCCTGATCGTCGACGACGACGACGCGCTATCCGAAGCGCTGGCCGAAACGGTCCGCAGCCTCGGCCACCAGGCCCGGACCGCCGGATCCGGGGCGGAAGCGCTGGCCGCCTTGGGGTCGGAACCGATCGACGGGGTCCTGCTCGACCTCCGGCTGCCGGGGATGGACGGCCTCGAGGTGCTGGCGCGCATCCGGCGGCTGCCCGAAGCGCCGCCCGTCGCGGTGCTGACCGCCCACGCCACCGCGGCCAATACGATCGAGGCGATGCGGCTGGGGGCCTTCGACCACTTGACCAAGCCGATCGGCCGGGCCGACTTGGCGCGGCTCCTCCGGGAGATGGAGACGGCCAGCGTCCGGTTCGAGGCCGCCCGGTCCGAAGCCCGGCCCGCGGAGTTCATCGGCTCGAGCGAAGCGATGCGAAAGGTCCAAAAGACGATCGGCAGGGTGGCGGACAGCGACGCCACGGTCCTCATTCTCGGAGAGACCGGAACAGGCAAGGAGCTGGTCGCCCGGGCGATCCACGACCACGGCCGTCGCCGCGACAAGCCGTTCGTCGCGGTCAACTGCGCGGCCGTTCCCGCCGACCTATGGGAGAGCGAGCTCTTCGGCTATCTCCGCGGCGCCTTCACGGGCGCCCATGCCGACCGGAAGGGCGCATTCCTGGAAGCCGACGGGGGAACCCTCTTTTTGGACGAGGTCGGCGAAATGCCGCTCTCGATGCAGCCGAAGCTCCTCCGCGCCCTCCAGGAGCGGGTGATTACTCCGATCGGCGGCAAGCCGGTCCCGGTCGACGTCCGCGTCATCTCCGCCACCAATCGCGACCTCGCCGAGCGCGTGCGCGAAGGCGCCTTTCGGCAAGATCTCTTTTACCGGCTCCACGTCGTGCCCATCGAGCTGCCTCCCCTCCGGGCGCGGATCGCCGACATCCTCCCGCTGGCGGAGCATTTCCTGGCCCGTTCCGGCAAGTCGCTCGCTGCTGATGCGGCGGCGCTCCTCATCCGGTATCCGTGGCCGGGCAACGTCCGGGAGCTGCGCAACGTCCTTGAGAGAGCGGCGGTGCTCGCGCGCGGCGAGAGGATCGCCGCTTCCGACCTGGCGCTCGCCCCGGAGGCGGAGAGCCCGGCTCGGTTCGACTGGCCCGACGAGGATCTGCCTTCGGCCATCGCGCGCCTCGAGGAGCTGCTGATCCGCCGGGCGCTGGCGCGCAGCCGCGGCAACCGGGCTGAGGCGGCCCGCGCCCTCGGCATCCACCGCCAGCTCCTCTACACCAAGATGCGGCGCTACGGCCTCCTTCCCGCCGACGGCAGGCCGGGACACCCCTTCGAAGACGGGTAG
- a CDS encoding alpha/beta fold hydrolase, which yields MTFSSRDADLFFTVLGEGTPLVLLHPTPVDHRFWLPVARLLASEHRVILPDLRGHGRSQAGAGPITVEKLAEDAAALLDFLGIEKAFFGGCSIGGYALFAIWRRTPGRVLGLAFCCSRPQADDDAVRSRRQRNIGLIRAGQASAFVEEQLRTLFGPTARRRAPQAVEQAREMMAAASPEALVAVQEGLAARPDSIATARTIRVPCCVIAGGEDTASPPDAMRLLADEIRRGGGIVEYSEIPDAGHYAPFEQPERVAAILRRWLDGSSRIRAGA from the coding sequence ATGACCTTCTCCTCCCGCGACGCCGATCTTTTTTTCACCGTCCTGGGCGAGGGCACCCCGCTGGTGCTGCTCCACCCCACGCCGGTCGACCACCGCTTCTGGCTGCCGGTCGCCCGCCTCCTGGCCTCCGAGCATCGCGTCATCCTCCCGGATCTGCGCGGCCACGGACGATCGCAAGCCGGCGCGGGACCGATCACGGTAGAAAAGCTCGCCGAGGATGCCGCCGCGCTGCTGGATTTCCTAGGCATCGAGAAGGCCTTCTTCGGAGGATGTTCGATCGGAGGATACGCCCTCTTTGCAATCTGGCGCCGAACGCCCGGCCGCGTCCTCGGCCTGGCTTTCTGCTGCTCGCGCCCGCAGGCGGACGACGACGCGGTCCGCTCCCGCCGTCAACGGAACATCGGGTTGATCCGCGCCGGGCAGGCGTCGGCCTTCGTCGAGGAGCAGCTCCGGACTCTCTTCGGGCCGACGGCCCGCCGCCGTGCCCCCCAAGCGGTCGAGCAAGCCCGGGAGATGATGGCGGCCGCTTCCCCGGAAGCCCTCGTCGCGGTTCAGGAGGGCCTGGCCGCCCGGCCCGACTCGATCGCCACCGCCCGGACGATCCGGGTGCCCTGCTGCGTAATCGCCGGCGGGGAGGACACCGCGAGCCCTCCCGACGCCATGCGCCTCCTGGCGGACGAGATCCGGCGCGGCGGAGGCATCGTGGAGTATTCCGAAATTCCGGATGCGGGCCATTACGCTCCCTTCGAGCAGCCGGAGCGCGTAGCCGCCATCCTCCGGCGCTGGCTCGACGGCTCCTCCCGCATCCGCGCCGGAGCCTGA
- a CDS encoding aminoglycoside phosphotransferase family protein, with protein sequence MLPDQLLEETARRLPFGRLDRASITKLEKGGSDRSFYRIRIDPKDSLILVRYGESRPENARYGLLGNFLRSLGVRCPRIYGQDPERGLLWLEDLGDADLWSYRHAPWEELAPLYHSALREIFLLHSRGAERLDGLATEPPFTRELYVWEQGYFFQNCLGRFFRLEADTISRLSALPRLAQVAEILSAFPRRLIHRDFQSQNILIRAGQAYLIDFQGMRLGLASYDLASLLYDPYVALDAGRREELRSYYRSLWREALLPPPEDLEEAFEWAALQRLMQALGAYGYLGLVKKREEFLGHIPVALRLLVEVLRRIPGLEPLRERAELCLGAAR encoded by the coding sequence GTGCTTCCCGACCAGCTTCTGGAGGAAACCGCCCGCCGCTTGCCCTTCGGCCGGTTGGACCGGGCCTCGATTACCAAGCTGGAAAAGGGGGGTTCGGACCGGAGCTTCTACCGGATCCGGATCGATCCGAAGGATTCGCTGATCCTGGTCCGCTACGGGGAGAGTCGGCCCGAAAACGCGCGATACGGCCTCCTGGGCAACTTTCTCCGCTCCTTGGGAGTTCGTTGTCCCCGGATCTACGGCCAGGACCCGGAGCGCGGGCTCCTCTGGCTGGAGGACCTGGGAGACGCCGATCTGTGGAGCTATCGCCATGCCCCTTGGGAGGAGCTGGCCCCCCTTTATCACTCGGCCTTGCGGGAGATCTTCCTCCTCCACTCCCGCGGCGCCGAACGGCTCGACGGGCTAGCGACCGAGCCGCCGTTCACCCGCGAACTCTACGTCTGGGAGCAAGGTTATTTTTTCCAGAACTGCCTCGGGCGCTTCTTCCGCCTGGAAGCGGACACGATCTCCCGCCTCTCCGCCCTTCCGAGGCTCGCGCAGGTCGCCGAGATCCTTTCCGCCTTCCCGCGCCGGCTCATCCACCGGGACTTCCAATCCCAAAATATCCTGATCCGTGCGGGGCAAGCCTATCTCATCGACTTCCAAGGCATGCGGCTCGGGCTGGCCTCCTACGACCTGGCCTCGCTCCTCTACGATCCCTACGTCGCCCTCGACGCGGGGCGGAGGGAAGAGCTCCGGAGCTACTACCGCTCGCTCTGGCGCGAGGCCCTCCTCCCTCCCCCGGAGGATCTCGAAGAAGCCTTCGAATGGGCGGCCCTCCAGCGGCTGATGCAGGCGCTGGGCGCCTACGGCTATCTCGGATTGGTCAAGAAAAGAGAGGAGTTCCTCGGCCACATTCCCGTCGCGTTGCGCCTCCTGGTCGAGGTGCTCCGGCGGATCCCCGGCCTCGAGCCGCTCCGGGAACGGGCCGAGCTCTGCCTCGGCGCGGCGCGCTAG
- a CDS encoding 4'-phosphopantetheinyl transferase superfamily protein: MATADRIVPSAVRIFAARLSGFPPPDAGSGALPGRVRAGRSEELLRRLLSRFTGIAPERLPIGRGCWGKPLLPESFGLWFNLSHSADRCLVAVARFPVGIDLEADVPRRDPVGLARRFLPAEEAAVAAAAPPAERTLSFLRAWTKREAFLKGCGTGLFRSPRSFRLVRRDGSPWEEVDPPEPEGARWAVRSLDCGAGFVGALAVSHRSPDAVVPTIEEISAADLAFDPVPTLSVDAKD, from the coding sequence ATGGCGACGGCCGACCGCATCGTCCCTTCCGCGGTCCGGATCTTCGCCGCCCGGCTTTCCGGGTTTCCGCCGCCGGATGCGGGCAGCGGAGCGCTCCCGGGGCGCGTCCGGGCCGGGCGCAGCGAGGAGCTCTTGCGCCGCCTCCTCTCCCGCTTCACCGGCATCGCCCCCGAGCGGCTTCCCATCGGGAGAGGGTGCTGGGGAAAGCCGCTCCTCCCGGAATCGTTCGGCCTCTGGTTCAACCTCTCGCACTCCGCGGACCGCTGCCTCGTGGCCGTCGCCCGCTTCCCCGTCGGCATCGACCTGGAGGCCGACGTGCCTAGGAGAGATCCTGTCGGGCTCGCCCGGCGATTTCTCCCGGCCGAGGAGGCGGCCGTGGCCGCGGCCGCTCCCCCGGCGGAGCGCACCTTGAGCTTCCTGCGGGCTTGGACCAAGCGGGAGGCTTTTCTCAAGGGATGCGGAACGGGCCTCTTCCGCTCCCCCCGCTCTTTCCGCCTCGTCCGGCGCGACGGATCCCCCTGGGAAGAGGTCGACCCCCCGGAACCGGAGGGCGCCCGCTGGGCGGTCCGAAGCCTAGACTGCGGAGCCGGTTTTGTCGGCGCTCTGGCCGTCTCGCACCGGTCACCCGATGCGGTGGTTCCGACCATCGAGGAGATTTCCGCGGCCGATCTGGCTTTCGACCCGGTGCCGACGCTTTCCGTTGACGCGAAGGATTAG
- the gnd gene encoding phosphogluconate dehydrogenase (NAD(+)-dependent, decarboxylating) — MEIGVIGLGRMGANMVRRWQKKGHRCVVYDLHPEAVEALVREGATGASSPADLAQKLSKPRAVWLMVPAGAVDSMLNETAAHLEPGDILLDGGNSFYQDDIRRAKELQARGLHYVDVGTSGGVWGLERGYCLMIGGEKEIVEHLDPLFAALAPGKEAAEPTPGRENKPGTAEAGYLHCGPSGAGHLVKMVHNGIEYGLMAAYVEGLNILRHAGEGKAGRAVDAETTPLRNPEHYQYDIDLTEVAEVWRRGSVIRSWLLDLIARALLEDPNLDRFSGRVSDSGEGRWTVEAAVDLGVPAPVISSALFARFGSRRHDEFANKLLSAMRYEFGGHLERKEGAS; from the coding sequence ATGGAAATCGGTGTCATCGGGTTGGGGCGGATGGGAGCCAACATGGTCAGGCGGTGGCAGAAGAAGGGTCACCGCTGCGTGGTCTACGACCTCCATCCGGAGGCCGTCGAAGCGTTGGTGCGGGAGGGGGCGACGGGAGCTTCCTCGCCGGCGGACCTGGCGCAGAAGCTGAGCAAGCCCCGGGCGGTCTGGCTAATGGTGCCCGCGGGGGCCGTCGATTCGATGCTCAACGAGACGGCCGCGCACCTGGAGCCGGGAGACATCCTGCTGGACGGGGGAAACTCCTTCTACCAGGACGACATCCGGCGCGCCAAGGAATTGCAGGCGCGCGGGCTCCACTACGTCGACGTCGGCACCAGCGGAGGCGTCTGGGGGCTCGAGCGGGGCTACTGCCTCATGATCGGGGGAGAAAAGGAGATCGTCGAGCACCTCGACCCGCTTTTTGCCGCGCTGGCGCCGGGCAAGGAGGCGGCCGAGCCGACGCCTGGACGGGAAAATAAGCCGGGGACCGCGGAAGCGGGGTACCTCCACTGCGGCCCCAGCGGAGCCGGGCATCTGGTCAAGATGGTCCATAACGGGATCGAGTACGGCCTCATGGCCGCCTACGTGGAGGGCCTCAACATTCTCCGCCACGCCGGCGAGGGCAAAGCGGGCCGGGCCGTCGACGCGGAGACCACCCCGCTGCGCAACCCGGAACACTACCAGTACGATATCGACCTGACCGAAGTCGCCGAGGTCTGGCGCCGGGGCAGCGTCATCCGATCCTGGCTCTTGGACCTGATCGCCCGAGCGCTGCTCGAAGATCCCAACCTCGACCGCTTCTCCGGCCGGGTTTCGGATTCCGGCGAAGGCCGCTGGACGGTGGAAGCGGCGGTCGACCTGGGCGTTCCCGCGCCGGTGATCAGCAGTGCGCTCTTCGCGCGCTTCGGCTCGCGCCGTCACGACGAATTCGCCAACAAGCTTCTCTCCGCGATGCGCTACGAGTTCGGAGGCCATTTGGAAAGGAAAGAAGGGGCCTCCTAG
- a CDS encoding DEAD/DEAH box helicase: MSSSLSFRSFPLGTKIWQAVEEAGYARPTPIQAAAIPLILQGRDLIGIAQTGTGKTAAFTLPILAKLCPEGNIPARSGTRALILSPTRELAAQIEQNARTYGKHLPLRIASVHGGVRERPQVAALRSGVDLVVACPGRLLDLLEQQHGNLARLEFLVFDEADRMLDMGFLPSIRQIMRWVSRKRQTLLFSATCSPEIETLARDFLSAPQIVRIGRRADPAQAVVQSVYEVAREQKAELLCRLLQAEELRSVLVFSRTKHGADRIGRVLERAGIPTATMHADRSQGQRTRALEAFKAGAVRVLVATDIAARGIDVDGISHVINYDFPATPEDYVHRIGRTGRAEATGDAISFVAREELGALRALERLLGRTIERKQIAGFAPEGCSGGSSAGGQQSPASPEHRPAGRSRASRADRRGRYRSGGRGSSRHEPRSFRPA, from the coding sequence ATGTCGTCTTCTCTCTCCTTTCGTAGCTTCCCCTTGGGAACCAAAATCTGGCAGGCGGTCGAAGAGGCCGGGTACGCCCGGCCCACTCCGATCCAAGCGGCGGCGATTCCCCTCATTCTCCAAGGCCGCGACCTGATCGGCATCGCCCAGACGGGAACCGGAAAGACCGCGGCCTTCACCCTGCCGATTCTCGCCAAGCTCTGCCCGGAGGGGAACATCCCCGCCCGCAGCGGCACCCGTGCGCTGATCTTAAGCCCGACCCGGGAGCTGGCGGCGCAGATCGAGCAAAACGCCCGGACCTACGGGAAGCACCTGCCCCTGCGCATTGCAAGCGTGCACGGAGGCGTGAGGGAACGGCCCCAAGTGGCGGCGCTCCGTTCCGGCGTCGACCTGGTCGTCGCCTGTCCCGGCCGGCTGCTCGACCTGCTGGAGCAGCAGCACGGCAACCTTGCCCGGCTCGAGTTCCTGGTCTTCGACGAGGCGGACCGGATGCTCGACATGGGCTTTCTGCCCTCGATCCGGCAGATCATGCGGTGGGTCTCCCGCAAGCGGCAGACCCTGCTCTTTTCGGCCACCTGCTCGCCGGAGATCGAAACGCTGGCCCGCGACTTCCTCTCCGCGCCGCAGATCGTCCGGATCGGCCGCCGGGCCGATCCCGCCCAGGCGGTGGTCCAGTCGGTCTACGAGGTGGCGCGGGAGCAGAAGGCGGAGCTGCTCTGCCGCCTCCTCCAAGCCGAGGAGCTCCGGAGCGTGCTCGTCTTTTCCCGGACCAAGCACGGGGCGGACCGGATCGGGCGGGTCTTGGAGCGGGCGGGGATCCCGACGGCGACCATGCATGCGGACCGTTCGCAGGGCCAGCGGACCCGCGCCTTGGAGGCCTTCAAGGCGGGGGCCGTCCGCGTGCTTGTCGCGACCGATATCGCCGCCCGCGGCATCGACGTCGACGGCATCTCCCATGTCATCAACTACGATTTCCCGGCGACGCCCGAGGATTACGTCCACCGGATCGGGCGAACGGGCCGCGCTGAGGCCACCGGGGATGCGATCAGCTTCGTCGCCCGGGAGGAGCTCGGAGCGCTCCGGGCGCTGGAACGGTTGCTCGGGCGGACCATCGAGCGGAAGCAGATCGCCGGCTTTGCGCCGGAGGGATGCTCCGGGGGGTCCTCCGCCGGGGGGCAGCAGAGCCCCGCTTCTCCCGAACACCGTCCCGCCGGAAGGAGCCGGGCCTCCCGCGCCGACCGGAGAGGCCGTTATCGAAGCGGCGGCCGCGGAAGCAGCCGGCACGAGCCGCGCTCCTTCCGGCCGGCATAG